ACTCGGCCTCAACATCAACGTGCCGAACCGGTTGTCGGGGAAGGAAGGGGACGAGATGAGCGTCAAGCTCAACTTCGCCTCGATGAAGGACTTCGGACCCGAGGCGGTGGCCGACCAGGTGCCCGAGCTCAAGAAGCTCCTCGAGCTGCGCGAGGCCGTCAAGTCGCTCAAGAGCCCGATGTCGAACGTCCCTGAGTTCAGGAAGAAGATCCAGGAGCTGGTCAAGGACGAATCCGCCCGGAAGCAGTTGCTCAAAGAAGTCGGGATCGAGGAATAGGAGGAATCGATGACAACCGAAAAGGGAAAGAGCAGGCAGGCGGAGGCGCAGGTCGTCGAGGGGGCGTCGCTCCTCGACGAGATCGTCCAGGCGACGAAGATCAGCCCGCAGGACGAGGCGTACTCGATCGCCCGGCGGGGCGTGGAGGCGTTCCTGCACCAGCTTCTCGAGCCGGGGAAGGAAGTCGCTAAGATCTCGGGCGCCGTCCTCGACCAGATGGTCGCCGAGGTCGACAAGAAGCTCTCCCTGCAGGTCGACGCGATCCTGCACGCGGCGGAGTTCAAGAATCTCGAGTCGGCGTGGCGCTCCATGAAATACCTCGTCGACAAGACCGATTTCCGCGAGAACGTCAAGATCGAGCTCCTCAACGTGAGCAAGGAGAACCTCCTCGAGGACTTCGAGGACTCGCCCGAGGTCGTGAAATCCGGCCTCTACAAGATCGCCTACACCGCCGAGTTCGGGCAGTTCGGCGGCCAGCCGTACGGGTCGATGGTCGCGAACTACGATTTCGGGCCGGGCCCCCAGGACGTCAAGCTCCTCCAGTACGTGGCGAGCGTGGCGGCGATGTCCCACGCGCCGTTCATCGCATCCGCCGGCCCCGGCTTCTTCGGGCTGACCGACTTCTCGAACCTTCCGAACCTGAAGGACCTGAAGTCGATTTTCGAGTCCCCGCAATACACCAAGTGGCGGTCGTTCCGCGAGAGCGAGGACGCACGCTACGTGGCGCTCACCATGCCGCGGTTCCTTTTACGGCTCCCGTACGGGCCCGAGACGGTGCCCGTAAAGAAGTTCAACTACCAGGAGGACGTCTCCCAGGGGCACGACCTGTACACGTGGGGGAACGCCGCCTTCGCGTTTGCCTCCCGCCTCACCGACAGTTTCGCGAAGTACCGGTGGTGCGCAAACATCATCGGACCCGCCGGCGGCGGGGCGGTCGAGGATCTTCCCCTCCACCAGTTCCAGTCGATGGGCGCGACCCAGACGAAGATCCCGACCGAGGTCCTCGTCTCCGAGCGGCGGGAGTTCGAGCTTGCGGAGGAGGGGTTCATCGCCCTCACGATGCGCAAGGGGAGCGACAACGCCGCCTTCTTCTCGGCGAATTCGGTCCAGAAGCCGAAGTTCTTCGGGATCAGCAAGGCCGGGAAGGAAGCGGAGCTCAACTACAAGCTCGGCATGCAGCTGCCGTACATGTTCGTCATCAACCGCCTGGCGCACTACCTCAAGGTGCTCCAGAGGGAGAACATCGGGACGTGGAAGGAGCGCTCGGAACTGCAGACGGAGCTCAACACCTGGATCGGTCAGTACGTGTCCGAGATGGAGAACCCCTCGGCATCCGCCCGGAGCCGCCGCCCGCTGCGGATGGCCGAGGTCACGGTGGAGGACGTCGCCGGGGAGCCGGGCTGGTACCGGGTCGGACTCAAGGTCCGGCCGCACTTCAAATTCATGGGGGCGTTCTTCACCCTCTCGCTCGTAGGGAAACTGGACAAGCAGTAATCCGAAAAATCAGCGAATAGGAGGAACGGGGCATGCCGATGCCGATTCACATGACGTTGAAAGGCAAAACAGCGGGCGATATCAAGGGAGGGTGTACCCAGAAAGGCCGGGAAGGATCGATCATCATCTTTGCCTTCGATCACGACATCTTGAGCCCAAGGGACATCGCCACCGGCCTCCCGACCGGGAAACGGCAGCACAAACCGGTCAAGATCACGAAGGAGATCGACAAGTCTTCGCCGATTCTCTACAAAGTCCTGGTGACCAACGAGGCACTGACGGAGGTTGTATTCAAGTTTTGGAAGCCGTCCGCGTCGGGAAAGGAAAATCAGTACTACACGATCAAGCTTACGAATGCCAACATCGCATCCATGAAAACGTTTTTCCCGAACATGCTGGTCGCGGAAAACACGAAGCTTCCCCACATGGAGGAAGTCTCTTTCACGTACCAGAAGATCGAATGGACGTTCACGGATGGCGGGTTCACCTCCGAGGACGATTGGGAAACCCCGGTGTAACCGGTTCGGCAGGTTCGGGGGATGCGGGAGGAACGGCTTCTCGAACGGGTCCGGAACGGTGAAAGGGACCTCTCGCGGCGCGGTGTTGAGGATCCGCAGAGGATCAGCGATTCGGTCCTCGAGCATCTTCGGCGGATCCTCAACACGCGCCAGGGGTGCGTCCCGATCGCCGACGATTACGGCGTTCCGGAGTTCACGGAGTACCTCCACCTCGGGGCGGAGGTGTACCGGGAGCTCGAGAAGGTCCTCCGGACGACCATCCAGAAGTACGAGCCCCGCCTGAAGGGGGTCCGGGTTTCCTTCATCCCGGAGGAGGAGGATCGCCTCGCCCTCCAGCTGCAGTTCCATGTCGTCGCGAAACTGGCGAGCGATCCGCGGCTCCAGGTCCAGTTCGAGACGTCGATCGACGGCAACGGGCAGATCCGCATGAAGGATTGATTCGACTACGGAAGGATTCGGGGCGCGAATGTTCAACAAGTATTACCAGCAGGAGCTGAACGACCTTCGGGAGCTGGGGTCGGAGTTCTCGAAGGCGCATCCGGCCCTCGCCCCGATGCTCAGCGGCCCGGCGTCCGATCCCGACGTCGAGCGTCTTCTCGAGGGGGTCGCGTTCCTCACCGGTCTTCTGCGCCAGAAGCTCGACGACGAGTTCCCGGAGATCGTCCACAGCCTGACGAACCTCCTCTGGCCGCACTACCTGAAACCGATCCCGTCCACCACGATGATCGCGTTCTCGCCGAAGTCGACGTTGAAGCAGTCCACCCGGATCCCCGCCGGGGTCCACCTGGCGTCGGTCCCGGTCGGTGGAACTTCCTGCATCTACCGGACCACCTTCGACGTCGAGATGCACCCGCTCACCCTTCTCGACGCCTCGTTCCAAGAGCTTTCCGGGAAGCCGCCCGAGATCAAGCTCCTGTTCGAGCTTTCCGGGGTAAAGCTTGATGCGTGGAAGCCGGAGTCGCTCCGGTTCTTCCTGGCCGGCGAATATTCCGCCGCCACCGACCTGTACTTGATGCTGCGAAGGCACCTTCGCGGGATCGTCCTGTCCCCCGTCGGGAAAGGCGGCTCGGCGTCGCTCGAACCGGAGTGCCTTAAGCCCGCGGGGTTCTCGGAGGAAGAGGCTCTCCTCCGGTATCCGCACCGTTCCTTTTCAGGCTACCGGATCCTGCAGGAATATTTCCTTGTCCCGGAGAAGTTTCTCTTCCTCGACCTCACCGGTTTGGAACGGTGGCAGAAAAGGGGGGAAGGGAACCGTTTCGAGCTCCGGTTCGAGTTGGAGGATCTCCCGTTTTCGCCGCCGCGGGTGCGGAAGGAAAGTTTCGCCCTTCACGCCACACCGGCGGTCAACCTGTTCGCCCACGAGGCGGATCCGATCCTTCTGGATCATCGGCAGGCCGCCTACCTTGTCCGTCCCACGGGGGGAAACTCCGCCCACTTCCAGGTCTACTCCGTCGATCGCGTCGCAGGCTTCCTGCAGGGAACGGCGCAGGAACGGCCGTACGCGCCGTTCGAGTCCTTCAACCCCGAACTACGGGACGTGGCGAGTTACCACACGGTGCTGCGGGCGTCTCCGT
This is a stretch of genomic DNA from Deltaproteobacteria bacterium CG2_30_66_27. It encodes these proteins:
- a CDS encoding type VI secretion protein yields the protein MREERLLERVRNGERDLSRRGVEDPQRISDSVLEHLRRILNTRQGCVPIADDYGVPEFTEYLHLGAEVYRELEKVLRTTIQKYEPRLKGVRVSFIPEEEDRLALQLQFHVVAKLASDPRLQVQFETSIDGNGQIRMKD
- a CDS encoding type VI secretion protein codes for the protein MTTEKGKSRQAEAQVVEGASLLDEIVQATKISPQDEAYSIARRGVEAFLHQLLEPGKEVAKISGAVLDQMVAEVDKKLSLQVDAILHAAEFKNLESAWRSMKYLVDKTDFRENVKIELLNVSKENLLEDFEDSPEVVKSGLYKIAYTAEFGQFGGQPYGSMVANYDFGPGPQDVKLLQYVASVAAMSHAPFIASAGPGFFGLTDFSNLPNLKDLKSIFESPQYTKWRSFRESEDARYVALTMPRFLLRLPYGPETVPVKKFNYQEDVSQGHDLYTWGNAAFAFASRLTDSFAKYRWCANIIGPAGGGAVEDLPLHQFQSMGATQTKIPTEVLVSERREFELAEEGFIALTMRKGSDNAAFFSANSVQKPKFFGISKAGKEAELNYKLGMQLPYMFVINRLAHYLKVLQRENIGTWKERSELQTELNTWIGQYVSEMENPSASARSRRPLRMAEVTVEDVAGEPGWYRVGLKVRPHFKFMGAFFTLSLVGKLDKQ
- a CDS encoding type VI secretion system protein ImpG, whose translation is MFNKYYQQELNDLRELGSEFSKAHPALAPMLSGPASDPDVERLLEGVAFLTGLLRQKLDDEFPEIVHSLTNLLWPHYLKPIPSTTMIAFSPKSTLKQSTRIPAGVHLASVPVGGTSCIYRTTFDVEMHPLTLLDASFQELSGKPPEIKLLFELSGVKLDAWKPESLRFFLAGEYSAATDLYLMLRRHLRGIVLSPVGKGGSASLEPECLKPAGFSEEEALLRYPHRSFSGYRILQEYFLVPEKFLFLDLTGLERWQKRGEGNRFELRFELEDLPFSPPRVRKESFALHATPAVNLFAHEADPILLDHRQAAYLVRPTGGNSAHFQVYSVDRVAGFLQGTAQERPYAPFESFNPELRDVASYHTVLRASPSGNGQDVYLEVAYPPQAGTPVTETLSIRLTCTNGSLADSLKAGDVRMATADSPEYAEFTNITQPTPGVAPSLGGKILWRLVSHLGLNYQSLARKESLKAILDLYMLAEGRDRAVTQANRKRIDGIQEVESASADRIVSGTPIRGQEFILSLRQDHYAGPGDLFLFGCVLDHFLGCYASINHFTRTTVREATKGDIYRWPARIGNRPLI
- a CDS encoding type VI secretion system-associated protein, with protein sequence MAKEGTVAPRERVNITYRPATGDAKEDVELPLKLLVMGDFTGAPDDRPLEKREPVNIDKDNFDGVLKGQKLGLNINVPNRLSGKEGDEMSVKLNFASMKDFGPEAVADQVPELKKLLELREAVKSLKSPMSNVPEFRKKIQELVKDESARKQLLKEVGIEE